A genome region from Patescibacteria group bacterium includes the following:
- a CDS encoding trypsin-like peptidase domain-containing protein, protein MYTISRTFVIIMAAILFVVSTAMPARAAVNADDAHKAVVKIKTYIEDNYRNLVLVGYGSGVIINNQGDMLTNYHVIHSEDRFREPLATAYIVCLTTSLTEEPDCSYSAHVIDKNKELDLALLKIRNVEGLSRITQFDYYNRGTHASVKTGDEVLALGYPSIGGKTITASVDTVAGTLEKYQKSWIKTGAVISFGSSGGALVNVSGELIGITSEAHSDYTGSLGYAISMATVEPWLLKAYQKSTSVSPLQGRIDALIREQVGLKNINVFTSTIPYLKMTKPDGWKFFHDDENAIGVENDDPDGGFLSASWAPTELLITPHILEVSANILQKISSLIQQGDMVVSGKTGKRFAKQVSEGELYTALFPSKQYIVTLTWYEGKNKKDKDKIDSMFKTLVLKDDGAPFTEQRYYEHAKPHFTITVPKPWVLKPLNHSGHPASGQNQDIPELGWGVYLVEQTSSVENATNEQYFDSIKNIIASDFTVASLYTPKRYQSSFHYRVNGEVPDGIHYRYRFENEETGNTAEWFGAGYRIREKDRVMVVMFEWYGSDQKKFDDLVAQFEREVLAGLSLGRPVAAPPAATPSSSAAPSPAPSLSQNLQPQSSSAPLSSKKISSSKGRSLLGRIVLQVEKHGEAWYFSVRDTTAYYLGRADDAYAIMRQQGVGVKTVDLSKIPVGLVQMAGEDADKDGLSDLLEDALGTDKAKADTDGDGMGDKQEIEQGSAPTVHGTAKVRTDIAFANKHKGKIFLQVESRGEAWYINPKDGKRYFLGRAADAYSVMRNLGLGISEKDFEKL, encoded by the coding sequence ATGTATACCATTTCCCGAACATTTGTCATTATCATGGCTGCAATCTTGTTTGTTGTCAGCACCGCTATGCCCGCACGCGCGGCGGTGAACGCGGATGACGCGCATAAGGCTGTGGTAAAAATCAAGACTTACATTGAGGATAATTATCGCAATCTCGTCCTCGTGGGCTATGGTTCGGGAGTTATCATCAATAACCAGGGCGACATGCTCACCAATTACCACGTCATCCACAGCGAGGATCGGTTCCGGGAGCCCCTCGCAACCGCGTACATCGTATGCCTTACCACATCGCTCACCGAGGAGCCGGACTGCAGTTATTCCGCCCACGTGATCGACAAAAATAAGGAGCTTGATCTCGCGCTCTTGAAAATCCGCAACGTGGAGGGTCTTAGCCGCATCACCCAGTTTGATTATTATAATCGCGGCACGCACGCGTCAGTGAAAACCGGCGACGAGGTGCTCGCGCTCGGGTACCCCAGCATTGGAGGGAAGACCATTACCGCAAGCGTGGATACGGTCGCGGGCACGTTAGAAAAATATCAAAAATCGTGGATAAAAACCGGCGCCGTGATTTCCTTTGGATCATCCGGCGGCGCACTCGTGAATGTGAGCGGAGAACTTATCGGCATCACTTCGGAAGCGCATTCTGATTACACGGGAAGCCTTGGATACGCCATTAGCATGGCAACGGTAGAACCGTGGCTCTTGAAGGCATACCAGAAGTCCACAAGCGTTTCACCTTTGCAGGGCAGGATAGATGCGCTTATCAGGGAGCAAGTGGGGCTGAAAAATATCAACGTGTTTACCAGCACTATCCCTTATCTTAAGATGACGAAACCGGATGGCTGGAAATTTTTTCACGATGACGAGAACGCCATAGGCGTGGAAAATGACGATCCCGACGGTGGATTTTTGAGTGCATCTTGGGCGCCTACGGAGCTTCTCATCACGCCGCATATCCTGGAAGTAAGTGCTAACATACTCCAGAAGATCTCTTCTCTTATTCAACAGGGGGATATGGTGGTGAGCGGAAAGACCGGCAAACGTTTCGCAAAACAAGTGTCGGAAGGGGAGTTATATACCGCCCTATTCCCAAGTAAGCAATACATTGTCACGCTCACCTGGTATGAAGGCAAAAACAAGAAAGATAAAGACAAGATTGACAGCATGTTCAAAACGCTTGTGTTGAAGGATGATGGCGCTCCTTTTACAGAACAGCGGTATTACGAACACGCGAAACCTCACTTTACGATTACCGTACCCAAGCCATGGGTGCTCAAGCCGCTTAACCATTCCGGCCATCCGGCGAGCGGCCAAAATCAGGACATACCGGAGTTAGGCTGGGGCGTGTATCTTGTGGAACAAACCTCAAGCGTAGAAAACGCGACAAATGAACAGTATTTTGATTCTATTAAGAATATCATTGCCAGCGATTTTACCGTCGCGTCTCTCTACACTCCCAAACGTTATCAGTCATCATTTCATTACCGTGTGAACGGCGAGGTGCCGGATGGCATCCACTACCGATACCGTTTCGAAAATGAAGAAACGGGGAACACCGCTGAATGGTTTGGCGCCGGTTATCGCATACGAGAGAAGGATCGCGTGATGGTTGTCATGTTTGAGTGGTACGGCAGCGATCAGAAGAAATTTGACGATCTTGTCGCGCAGTTTGAGCGTGAGGTGCTTGCCGGGCTCTCGCTCGGCAGGCCGGTAGCTGCTCCTCCTGCGGCGACCCCCTCCTCTTCAGCCGCTCCGTCACCCGCGCCATCACTGTCGCAGAACCTCCAGCCTCAATCGTCTTCTGCGCCCTTGTCCTCAAAGAAAATTTCCAGCAGCAAGGGGAGGTCGCTTTTGGGGAGAATTGTTCTCCAGGTCGAGAAACATGGTGAAGCCTGGTATTTTAGCGTGCGGGACACGACCGCGTATTACTTAGGCCGTGCGGATGATGCGTATGCGATTATGCGCCAGCAGGGGGTTGGCGTAAAGACAGTTGATTTGTCAAAAATTCCCGTGGGGCTCGTGCAGATGGCAGGGGAGGATGCAGATAAAGATGGATTGTCGGATCTGCTCGAAGACGCGCTGGGAACGGATAAGGCGAAAGCCGATACGGATGGCGACGGCATGGGCGATAAGCAAGAGATCGAGCAAGGAAGCGCGCCCACGGTGCATGGCACCGCTAAGGTGCGCACTGATATCGCGTTTGCCAATAAGCATAAGGGCAAGATATTTCTGCAGGTAGAGAGCAGGGGAGAGGCGTGGTATATCAACCCCAAAGACGGTAAGCGCTATTTCCTCGGCCGCGCCGCAGACGCCTATAGCGTGATGAGGAATCTCGGGCTCGGAATTTCGGAAAAGGATTTTGAGAAACTCTGA
- a CDS encoding S49 family peptidase, with translation MSPAFESTMRSLKVLFYFLVVGTLVSYWTLNYQNHFGKDSTRGEMSVSSEICPDGNVMGIEVHGTILTYIPNESNSGDDKSDENEERESRVSSDRIIHYLEQAEGLDRVKAVLLEFDSYGGSLTAGKEIADAFKRVQKPTVAVIRSSGTSSAYLAASGADTIFVSPTSDVGGIGVNWSFLEETGKNNREGLVYERLVSAQYKDIGNSNKPLTNEERQLMMRDIVALHDMFVQDVAVNRGLDEAAIKNLADGSTMLGKRALDVGLADRLGDQRDAITYLEKIIGEKPSLCWH, from the coding sequence ATGTCCCCAGCATTTGAAAGCACAATGAGATCGTTGAAAGTACTTTTTTACTTCCTCGTTGTCGGAACGTTGGTTTCGTATTGGACGTTGAATTATCAGAACCATTTTGGAAAAGATTCGACTCGTGGGGAGATGAGTGTATCGTCAGAAATCTGTCCAGACGGCAATGTAATGGGCATCGAGGTGCATGGAACCATCTTAACTTATATACCGAATGAGTCGAACTCTGGTGATGATAAATCAGATGAAAATGAGGAGCGAGAGAGCAGGGTATCGTCGGACAGGATCATTCACTACCTTGAGCAGGCTGAAGGACTGGATCGCGTCAAGGCGGTGTTGCTCGAGTTTGATTCATACGGCGGTTCCCTCACTGCGGGGAAAGAAATTGCCGACGCGTTCAAGCGGGTGCAGAAGCCGACGGTTGCGGTCATACGAAGCAGCGGTACTTCGTCCGCATATTTAGCCGCGAGCGGCGCCGATACGATTTTCGTTTCACCTACATCTGATGTAGGTGGGATAGGCGTCAACTGGTCTTTTCTTGAGGAAACAGGAAAAAATAATCGTGAAGGGCTCGTATACGAACGCTTAGTATCCGCACAATACAAAGATATTGGAAACTCAAATAAGCCACTAACAAATGAGGAAAGACAGCTCATGATGCGGGACATCGTGGCGCTCCACGATATGTTCGTCCAAGATGTGGCGGTCAATAGAGGACTTGATGAAGCGGCTATCAAGAACCTTGCCGATGGATCAACCATGTTGGGTAAACGCGCATTGGATGTGGGCTTGGCAGACCGTTTGGGAGACCAGCGGGACGCAATCACCTACTTGGAGAAAATCATCGGTGAAAAACCTTCACTATGTTGGCATTAA
- a CDS encoding RHS repeat-associated core domain-containing protein, with translation MTYAYDNNGNLTSDSTWTHSWNYANQLTQSQKTGSTVTYQYDHTGQRTKLVSGSVTTRYANKLYNSDGTKNSKHIYAGSQLVATVEGSTLQYIHTDHLTGSNVATNSTGGMVQLLDYYPYGSMRIDWKSGSFDEQRKFTGHMYDRDTSLTYANARYYKQNIGQFLRQDSVFLAVGLEKTQSSE, from the coding sequence GTGACCTACGCGTATGATAACAACGGCAACCTGACCTCTGATTCCACCTGGACTCACTCATGGAACTACGCCAACCAGCTGACCCAATCCCAGAAAACAGGTTCCACCGTCACCTATCAGTACGACCATACAGGCCAGAGGACGAAACTGGTTTCAGGAAGCGTGACGACGCGGTATGCGAATAAGCTGTATAATAGCGATGGGACGAAGAATAGTAAGCATATCTACGCAGGAAGCCAGCTGGTTGCCACAGTGGAAGGCTCAACCCTCCAATACATCCACACGGATCATCTGACGGGTTCTAACGTCGCTACGAATAGCACCGGAGGCATGGTACAATTATTGGACTACTACCCCTACGGATCAATGAGGATTGACTGGAAATCAGGCTCCTTCGACGAACAGAGGAAGTTTACAGGGCACATGTATGACAGGGACACCAGTTTGACGTATGCGAACGCCAGGTACTACAAGCAGAATATTGGTCAGTTCTTAAGACAGGATTCGGTTTTCTTGGCGGTTGGATTAGAAAAGACCCAGAGTAGTGAATAA